The Alistipes finegoldii DSM 17242 DNA segment GACGGCGGCATGCGCGACGCCCTGTCGATGTTCGACAAGGCCGTGTCGTTCTGCGGCACGACGCTCGACTACCGCAACGTGGCCCAGACGCTCAACGTGCTGGATTACGACACCTATTTCAGCGTTACGGAGATGCTGCTCGCAGGCAACTACGTCGATGTGCTGGTCACGTTCGACACGGTGCTCTCGAAAGGCTTTTCGGGGCAGACCTTCACGGCGGGACTCAACCGCCACATGCGCGACCTGCTGATGGCCAAGCGCCCCGAAACGCTGCGGCTGATCGAAATGACCGGAACGCTGCTCGAACGATACCGGACGCAGGCGGGCGCCTGCAATGTCGAGTTCCTGTTCGGAGCCATCTCCATTCTGACGGAGCTCGACGGGAAGATCCGGCAATCGTCGAACCAGCGATTGCTCGTCGAGCTGGGCCTGATGAAGATCGCAGGACTCGGCCAAAAAAAAAATGACGATCTGACCTCCTCCGGGGAGTATTCCCTCCCCGCCCTCTCACCCCGTACGGCCGCAGGCGCGGCGGCGACTCCGACGGCTGCGGCACGACCCGCGCCGCAGCAGAGCGCGTCTACAGTTCAGGCGCAGACAGTTTCCGCGGCAGGGCAAGCGACGCCGGGTACGCCCCAGCCGGGTGCGGGAGCAACGGTGCAGGCCGCAGTTCGGCCGGAAGCAGGACAAACCGCGGTTCGACCGGACGCAGGACAGGCCGCAGCTCCACCGGCGGCAGGACAAACGGCACCGTCCGCAGTTCAGCCGGGAGCAGAACAAACGGGGCAAGGCTCTGTACGGCCGGAAGCAGGACCGGCGGCATCGGCCGGCATACCGCAGGTATCCGGATTTTCCGTACGCGGAGCTACGATGCAGACGGCGGGTCCGCAGGCAGCGGAAGTTTCCGCTCAGGACAACGCTCCGCAGGCTGCGGCAGCCGGACAAACGATACCGGGCGGAGCGGCGAATCCCGCGGCGCAAGGAGGAATGGCGAATCCGGCGATGCAGAGCGGGACACCAAACCCGACCGCGCAGGGAGGAGCGGCGGGACCGACGGTACTGGGCGGAACAGCGCATCCGACGGCACAAGGCGGAGCGGCCGTCCCGGCGGTGCAAACCGCAGGCGGAACAACCGCAGAAACGACTCCGCAGCCCGCACCGGCAAGACCCGCAGTGCAGACCGCACCGGCTCCGGCACGGCGTCCGCTCATATCGGGCGCTTCGCTCTCGGAACTGCTCGCCTCGGCGGGCAGCGATCCCGACGAAGAGCTTTCGGACGGCGAATCGCCCGACGAAGCCGAAGCCGCAACCGTCGATCCGGAGTGCGCCGAAAAGCTGGAGCACGCCCGCAGCAGGATACTGAACCTCATCAAGGAGAAACGCCCGCGCTTCGTGCCGGCCTTCGAGCTGATGACGTTCCGCGACAACACGATCTCGGTGAGCGTGCCGACGACCGAACTGCGCGAAGAGATTCTGCGCAGTAAGACGGGAATGCTGATGCGCATCGCCGAACTGGCCGGAATAGAGGGAATGATCGAATTGGAGGTCATCGTAAACGAGGAGATACGGGCGGTGCGTC contains these protein-coding regions:
- the dnaX gene encoding DNA polymerase III subunit gamma/tau — its product is MSDFIVSARKYRPATFASVVGQKHITSTLKNAIERAQLAHAYLFCGPRGVGKTTCARIFAKAINCLSPNGAEACNECESCRSFNEGRSLNIHELDAASNNSVEDIRTLIEQVRIIPQVGRYSVFIIDEVHMLSAAAFNAFLKTLEEPPAHAIFILATTEKHKIIPTILSRCQIYDFNRIRVEDSVEYLKYIAGQENISADEESLNLIAQKADGGMRDALSMFDKAVSFCGTTLDYRNVAQTLNVLDYDTYFSVTEMLLAGNYVDVLVTFDTVLSKGFSGQTFTAGLNRHMRDLLMAKRPETLRLIEMTGTLLERYRTQAGACNVEFLFGAISILTELDGKIRQSSNQRLLVELGLMKIAGLGQKKNDDLTSSGEYSLPALSPRTAAGAAATPTAAARPAPQQSASTVQAQTVSAAGQATPGTPQPGAGATVQAAVRPEAGQTAVRPDAGQAAAPPAAGQTAPSAVQPGAEQTGQGSVRPEAGPAASAGIPQVSGFSVRGATMQTAGPQAAEVSAQDNAPQAAAAGQTIPGGAANPAAQGGMANPAMQSGTPNPTAQGGAAGPTVLGGTAHPTAQGGAAVPAVQTAGGTTAETTPQPAPARPAVQTAPAPARRPLISGASLSELLASAGSDPDEELSDGESPDEAEAATVDPECAEKLEHARSRILNLIKEKRPRFVPAFELMTFRDNTISVSVPTTELREEILRSKTGMLMRIAELAGIEGMIELEVIVNEEIRAVRPIKLEDRVRYITEKNPLVAELRKALDLEVE